From Virgibacillus natechei, the proteins below share one genomic window:
- a CDS encoding TAXI family TRAP transporter solute-binding subunit: protein MRRKKLVGLFILMLTMVLVLAACGGGGKNIAIGPPASETNTVSSLILEAYGLGEDDYSAYQEGFGDAADGVQDGNIDISIGILGLPAGSIESLQASAGDVKMLDLSDDAIDHMEENSGYQRYTIPQDTYDFLDADVETVTAYAVLVGNTDAIDEELGYELAKSMVENADENTHAQSEQMTLENALQGSDGLEIHPGAKRYYEEQGLTVDNPEAELSATDSKDEFILGTGSQGGTYYPLGGEMANIWNNNIDGINVTNTETGASIENLASIRDGDMDLGMTVHVPALDALNGEGDFEGNEVTNAAFIGHIYPEVVQIVTRENADIESLDDMN, encoded by the coding sequence ATGAGAAGAAAGAAATTAGTTGGATTATTTATACTAATGTTAACCATGGTCTTAGTTCTTGCAGCATGTGGAGGCGGAGGGAAGAATATTGCGATTGGTCCGCCAGCGAGTGAAACAAATACGGTGTCTAGCTTAATTTTGGAAGCGTATGGGTTGGGTGAAGATGACTATAGTGCATACCAAGAGGGATTTGGAGATGCGGCTGATGGTGTACAGGATGGAAATATTGATATTTCGATTGGAATATTGGGATTGCCTGCAGGCAGTATTGAAAGTTTGCAAGCGTCAGCCGGTGATGTGAAGATGCTAGATCTATCTGATGATGCAATTGATCATATGGAGGAGAATAGCGGATATCAGCGCTATACGATTCCACAAGATACTTATGATTTTCTTGACGCTGATGTAGAGACAGTTACAGCGTATGCGGTTTTGGTGGGTAATACGGATGCCATTGATGAAGAGTTGGGTTATGAACTGGCTAAGTCGATGGTGGAAAATGCAGACGAAAATACGCATGCCCAGTCAGAGCAAATGACATTGGAAAACGCGCTGCAAGGATCTGATGGATTAGAGATTCACCCTGGTGCAAAACGCTATTATGAAGAACAAGGGTTAACGGTTGATAATCCTGAAGCAGAGCTAAGCGCAACGGATAGTAAAGATGAATTTATTTTAGGAACCGGTAGTCAGGGTGGTACGTATTATCCACTTGGTGGCGAGATGGCGAATATATGGAACAACAACATCGATGGGATAAATGTGACGAATACAGAAACAGGGGCCTCAATCGAAAACCTGGCTAGTATTCGTGATGGAGATATGGATCTTGGTATGACTGTTCATGTGCCGGCGCTAGACGCATTGAATGGTGAGGGGGACTTTGAAGGTAATGAAGTAACGAATGCTGCTTTCATCGGACACATTTATCCAGAGGTTGTTCAAATAGTCACGCGTGAAAATGCTGATATTGAAAGCTTAGATGATATGAACTAA
- a CDS encoding methyl-accepting chemotaxis protein — MKKGFKSVKAKIIFGFSIVILLVFLLGIFNNYSTYHTNNEIEEILDYQLEMLIADEQLAVDMAERTSLLRGYLLYGDQHYKDEFEGTLEESIELENFVLENSSSEQAQELIDRKIEWGHLTDEVFAHYDGGNEERAMDIMADEVQPIANELIDGFQDMATSRETQIHEIGDEIIANGELTFYIGASITILVMILGVVVALVTSRSITKPIIAVMERMKLIANGDLSSEPIQTKSRDEIGQLVTATNEMNTSMQEVIHKINDVSHTVSSHSEELTQSANEVKSGSEQVASTMQELAAGSETQANSASDLASIMNTFTTKVQEANEKGENIQQSSTEVLEMTTVGSQYMDESTKQMANIDQIVRESVQKMQSLDKQSQEISKLVTVIQGIADQTNLLALNAAIEAARAGEHGKGFAVVADEVRKLAEQVSVSVTDITGFVSAIQNESSTVAESLKEGYTEVEKGTSQIKTTGETFSDISTSVNEMVTNIHSVSENLSEIVANSQEMNGSIEEIASASEEAAAGVEETSASSEQTSSSMEEVAASSDQLSKLAEELNSLVRQFKL, encoded by the coding sequence TTGAAAAAGGGATTCAAAAGCGTTAAGGCTAAAATAATTTTCGGATTTTCTATCGTAATTTTACTGGTGTTTTTATTGGGGATTTTTAATAATTATTCTACTTATCATACGAATAATGAAATAGAAGAAATCTTGGATTACCAGCTTGAGATGCTAATAGCGGATGAACAGTTGGCGGTCGATATGGCTGAAAGAACAAGTTTGCTAAGAGGGTATTTATTATATGGAGATCAGCATTACAAAGATGAATTTGAAGGCACGTTAGAAGAAAGTATAGAACTGGAAAACTTTGTACTTGAAAACAGCAGCTCCGAACAAGCGCAAGAACTTATTGATAGGAAAATTGAGTGGGGACACTTAACAGATGAAGTGTTTGCACACTATGATGGTGGTAACGAAGAACGAGCAATGGATATTATGGCGGACGAGGTCCAGCCGATTGCGAATGAATTAATTGACGGTTTCCAGGATATGGCCACCAGCAGAGAAACACAAATTCATGAAATAGGCGACGAAATCATCGCAAACGGGGAACTTACTTTTTATATAGGCGCTAGTATAACCATTCTTGTCATGATTTTAGGTGTAGTAGTTGCCCTCGTTACTTCTAGGAGTATTACGAAACCGATTATCGCAGTTATGGAACGCATGAAATTAATTGCGAACGGTGACCTCAGCAGTGAGCCAATCCAGACAAAGTCACGAGATGAAATAGGGCAACTTGTTACGGCGACGAACGAAATGAATACGAGTATGCAAGAAGTCATACATAAGATTAATGACGTATCACATACGGTATCAAGTCATAGTGAAGAATTGACGCAATCTGCAAATGAAGTGAAGTCAGGATCTGAACAAGTGGCAAGTACGATGCAAGAATTAGCAGCTGGATCCGAGACGCAAGCGAATAGTGCAAGTGATCTAGCATCCATTATGAATACATTCACTACAAAAGTTCAAGAAGCAAATGAAAAAGGGGAGAATATTCAGCAGTCCTCAACTGAAGTTTTGGAAATGACTACAGTAGGCAGTCAATATATGGACGAATCAACGAAGCAAATGGCAAATATTGATCAAATTGTTCGGGAATCCGTGCAAAAGATGCAAAGTTTAGATAAGCAATCACAGGAGATATCAAAGTTAGTAACTGTTATTCAAGGCATTGCAGATCAAACAAATCTATTAGCCTTAAATGCTGCGATTGAAGCTGCAAGAGCTGGTGAACATGGCAAAGGCTTTGCGGTTGTGGCTGATGAAGTAAGAAAGTTAGCGGAACAAGTATCTGTTTCTGTAACGGATATCACTGGATTTGTAAGTGCGATCCAGAATGAATCCAGTACGGTAGCAGAATCATTAAAAGAAGGCTATACAGAAGTTGAAAAGGGTACAAGCCAAATTAAGACCACTGGTGAAACCTTTAGCGATATAAGTACATCTGTAAATGAAATGGTAACGAATATTCATTCTGTATCGGAGAACCTTTCAGAAATAGTGGCTAATAGTCAGGAAATGAATGGCTCGATTGAGGAGATTGCATCAGCTTCTGAGGAAGCAGCTGCAGGAGTGGAAGAGACGTCCGCTTCCTCCGAACAAACGAGTAGCTCGATGGAAGAGGTGGCAGCAAGTTCTGACCAACTTTCCAAGTTAGCTGAAGAACTAAATAGTTTAGTACGTCAATTTAAGTTGTAA
- a CDS encoding chemotaxis protein CheW: MEEMIKFIVFKLKNQSYGVDVQQVLSIERTQEITAVPRTSAFIKGVIQLRGEMTPIIDLKERLQLGETEKTDANRILVVQLDDIQVGLIVDSASEVIDIDPAVIEPAPKIIGEIQETFLKGVAKLEERLLILLDLEKILDFNETNEVREIIEE, translated from the coding sequence ATGGAGGAAATGATAAAATTTATCGTATTTAAGTTAAAAAATCAATCATACGGTGTTGATGTGCAACAAGTTCTATCGATTGAACGAACACAGGAAATTACAGCGGTTCCCCGAACATCAGCGTTTATCAAAGGGGTGATTCAACTTCGTGGGGAAATGACACCTATCATTGATCTTAAGGAACGTTTACAGCTTGGTGAAACGGAAAAAACGGATGCTAATCGTATATTAGTTGTTCAATTGGATGATATACAAGTGGGGTTAATCGTCGATTCAGCATCAGAGGTAATCGATATTGATCCAGCTGTGATAGAACCAGCACCTAAGATTATTGGTGAAATACAGGAAACCTTTCTTAAAGGCGTAGCGAAATTAGAAGAAAGACTGTTAATTTTACTAGATTTAGAGAAAATATTAGATTTCAATGAAACCAATGAAGTGAGAGAAATAATAGAAGAATAG
- a CDS encoding CynX/NimT family MFS transporter codes for MEGYNTKENEPSVYRYLLLAGIIFVAFNLRPSITSVGPLMGIIRDDIGLSNWSVGVLTSLPLVAFAVISPIAPKLGQRFTYERTMLLGLILLVFGIGMRSISLLVFLLIGTLFVGMGIAICNVLLPGVLKEKYPAKVALMTAVYSTAMGIFAATASGLSIPLATGMDLGWQLALLVWAIPAILAAIIWVYLARKTPKDDDNAEVTYVRVAENRMYKSPLAWQVAGYMGFQSFLFYVTISWLPEILHDYGVTMATAGWMLSFSQFIGLPASFLVPMIAGRVESQRPIVIALGICSVTGFSGLLLGSSYAIMVISTILIGSAMSGSFALGLTFLGLRARNAKQAGELSGMAQSLGYVLAAIGPMLIGYLYDITQVWTVPLITLIGIAIMVVIFGMGAGRNKFVLD; via the coding sequence GTGGAAGGATATAATACAAAAGAAAATGAACCAAGCGTGTATCGTTATTTGCTACTTGCTGGTATCATTTTTGTAGCATTTAATTTAAGACCTTCTATTACTTCAGTCGGACCACTGATGGGAATTATTCGTGATGATATTGGTCTGTCCAATTGGAGTGTAGGAGTCTTAACGAGTTTGCCACTCGTCGCATTTGCCGTCATATCTCCAATTGCACCTAAACTTGGTCAACGATTTACATATGAAAGAACAATGCTTTTAGGATTAATTTTACTCGTATTCGGAATCGGTATGCGATCCATTTCTTTACTAGTCTTTCTTTTGATTGGCACGTTGTTTGTCGGAATGGGAATTGCCATTTGTAATGTATTATTACCAGGTGTTCTTAAGGAAAAATATCCAGCAAAAGTTGCGCTCATGACAGCCGTCTATTCAACTGCAATGGGGATATTTGCTGCAACAGCATCCGGCTTAAGTATTCCATTGGCAACAGGTATGGATTTAGGGTGGCAGTTGGCTTTACTTGTATGGGCGATCCCTGCAATACTTGCGGCTATTATCTGGGTCTATCTTGCTAGAAAAACACCAAAAGATGATGATAATGCTGAGGTTACGTATGTGCGTGTTGCAGAGAACCGAATGTATAAATCACCGCTTGCTTGGCAAGTAGCTGGCTATATGGGCTTTCAATCATTTTTATTTTATGTGACGATTTCCTGGCTACCAGAAATCCTGCATGATTATGGTGTGACGATGGCAACAGCAGGATGGATGTTGTCATTTTCACAATTTATCGGACTTCCTGCTAGCTTTCTTGTACCTATGATCGCCGGTAGGGTGGAATCACAACGTCCGATCGTAATTGCATTGGGAATATGTTCGGTAACTGGATTTAGTGGACTTCTTTTGGGGAGTTCCTATGCCATTATGGTGATAAGCACAATCTTAATTGGGAGTGCGATGAGTGGAAGTTTTGCCCTAGGCTTAACATTTTTGGGCTTGCGTGCGCGAAATGCAAAACAGGCCGGCGAGTTATCGGGAATGGCACAATCGCTCGGATACGTCTTGGCCGCAATTGGTCCGATGCTTATTGGCTATTTATATGATATCACGCAGGTTTGGACAGTACCATTAATCACATTGATCGGTATCGCTATAATGGTTGTGATTTTTGGCATGGGTGCTGGTCGCAATAAGTTTGTGTTGGATTAA
- a CDS encoding TRAP transporter permease — protein sequence MQSNQETNAKDILEKYDKESNYRINIGKWAWIVTFLGVTLTFFHLYTGYFGTLPSQQQGAIHLGTGLGIIFLLFPAKIGLQKKQKTIPWYDVIFAFSAMYVSYHKVFFYAPILQSRISGYGVVDIIISVIGVLLLLEATRRTVGLPIVIVAFITILYAIFGNFIPTQILSHPGFSVDRLATNLWYRESGVFGTPIQISSTFIFLFLFFGVILVHTKIGRFFNDLAFALTGRYTGGTAKAAVSASALQGMVSGSSVGNTVASGSFTIPMMKKAGFKPEFSAATEASASTGGQIMPPLMGAAAFIMMEYLSVSYVTIMLAAVIPAVLYFSGIFIGTHFEAKKLGIFGLPKSELPVFRKLMLHYGYMLLPLVVIVGTIIVGFTPQRAALMGILAAFLVSLIRKETRMNFKQIIHVLEQGARVALPVIAAVATAGIIAGVVSITGLGSKFASGIIALSSGHLFLALFFTMIACIILGMGLPTTANYVVTATVAAPALINEFGITPIAAHMFVFYFGIVADITPPVCLAAYAGAGIARANPFKTGVNAVKLAIAAFIIPYIFIYNPILVLVDVTPVNLIISVLTALLGMIAISSSMIGFFIRNSTNWERVILFGSGLMLITPALASSIAGIILIVIVWFIQKQRKDDSGEMGTDQSLSTEG from the coding sequence ATGCAAAGCAATCAGGAAACAAATGCAAAAGATATTCTAGAAAAATATGATAAAGAAAGTAACTACCGGATCAATATTGGAAAATGGGCTTGGATTGTTACGTTTCTCGGTGTGACATTAACATTTTTCCATTTATATACAGGATACTTTGGGACATTGCCATCTCAACAGCAAGGTGCTATTCATTTGGGGACAGGGCTTGGCATTATTTTTTTACTTTTCCCTGCAAAAATAGGGCTGCAAAAAAAACAGAAAACCATTCCATGGTATGATGTTATATTCGCATTTAGCGCGATGTATGTGTCTTATCATAAAGTTTTCTTTTACGCACCTATTCTACAAAGCAGGATTTCAGGATACGGCGTGGTAGATATTATCATATCTGTTATAGGAGTGTTGTTGCTACTTGAAGCCACACGTCGAACGGTTGGATTACCAATTGTTATCGTTGCATTTATTACCATTTTATACGCGATTTTTGGAAACTTTATTCCAACACAAATACTTTCGCATCCAGGTTTTTCAGTCGATCGGTTGGCGACGAATTTATGGTATAGGGAGAGTGGTGTGTTTGGAACACCGATTCAAATTTCCTCGACATTCATTTTTCTATTTCTCTTCTTTGGGGTTATTCTTGTACATACGAAGATAGGTAGATTCTTCAACGATTTAGCATTTGCATTAACTGGCAGGTACACGGGAGGTACGGCGAAGGCTGCGGTCTCTGCGAGTGCCTTACAAGGCATGGTATCAGGAAGCTCGGTAGGCAATACGGTTGCATCTGGATCCTTTACGATCCCAATGATGAAAAAAGCAGGATTTAAGCCAGAATTTTCTGCGGCGACGGAGGCCTCTGCCTCAACAGGTGGACAGATCATGCCACCACTGATGGGTGCAGCAGCTTTTATAATGATGGAATATTTAAGTGTGTCTTATGTTACTATAATGTTAGCTGCGGTCATTCCGGCTGTTTTATACTTTAGTGGAATTTTTATTGGAACGCATTTTGAAGCTAAGAAATTAGGTATATTCGGATTACCAAAGTCAGAGCTTCCGGTATTTCGAAAATTAATGCTTCATTATGGTTATATGCTTCTCCCGTTAGTTGTAATTGTAGGAACGATTATAGTAGGTTTTACCCCACAGAGAGCTGCTTTAATGGGAATTTTAGCAGCATTCCTTGTTAGTTTGATTAGAAAAGAAACACGTATGAATTTCAAACAAATTATTCACGTTTTAGAACAGGGGGCTCGAGTTGCGCTACCGGTAATTGCCGCTGTGGCAACCGCTGGAATAATTGCTGGGGTAGTGAGTATAACAGGTCTTGGCTCAAAATTTGCCTCAGGTATTATTGCATTATCAAGTGGACATCTCTTCTTAGCATTATTTTTCACGATGATTGCTTGTATTATTCTTGGTATGGGATTACCGACAACTGCAAATTACGTAGTAACAGCAACTGTTGCAGCACCGGCGTTAATTAATGAGTTTGGTATTACTCCGATCGCTGCGCATATGTTTGTATTTTACTTTGGAATTGTTGCTGATATTACACCGCCTGTTTGCTTGGCCGCGTATGCTGGAGCTGGAATAGCTAGGGCGAATCCGTTTAAAACGGGTGTGAACGCGGTGAAACTTGCAATTGCAGCATTTATTATCCCGTATATATTTATCTATAATCCAATTTTAGTGTTAGTAGATGTCACACCAGTAAATCTAATAATTTCCGTACTCACTGCACTTTTAGGGATGATTGCTATTAGTAGCTCTATGATCGGATTCTTTATACGCAATTCAACAAATTGGGAAAGAGTTATATTATTTGGATCTGGCCTAATGCTAATTACGCCTGCGTTAGCTAGCAGTATTGCTGGAATTATCTTAATTGTTATCGTATGGTTTATTCAAAAGCAACGTAAGGATGACTCTGGGGAAATGGGTACAGATCAATCATTATCGACAGAAGGCTAA
- the motB gene encoding flagellar motor protein MotB produces MSRRPMRRNRRRKDRHIDESWLLPYSDLLTLLVALFIVLFAMSDVDAQRYQELAEVFQSEFSSAGTGIVEYDQVPVEIPVESNEEDEVEEDESEEEEEIEDQRDTALELLQLQDLQEEIDHYIEENNLAEELGTALTDEGLLISIENEITFESASAVVNREGEEIAHEIADLLHTDPPRQIVISGHADDRPMNNEEFESNWELSVQRAVNFMGIILENDELDPARYSAKGYGEHQPILPNTSEENRALNRRVEVLVLPNFEIQTELDDLEDQ; encoded by the coding sequence ATGAGTAGAAGGCCAATGCGTAGAAATAGGCGGCGAAAGGATAGACATATCGACGAATCCTGGTTACTTCCGTATTCAGATCTCCTGACCCTATTAGTGGCGCTGTTTATCGTTTTATTTGCAATGAGTGATGTTGATGCTCAACGATACCAAGAATTAGCAGAAGTTTTTCAAAGTGAATTCTCTTCTGCTGGGACTGGAATTGTGGAATATGATCAGGTTCCAGTGGAAATACCGGTAGAATCCAATGAAGAAGATGAAGTAGAGGAAGACGAATCCGAAGAGGAAGAAGAGATAGAGGATCAACGTGATACTGCTTTAGAATTGCTTCAATTACAGGACCTCCAAGAAGAGATCGACCATTATATTGAAGAAAATAATTTAGCAGAGGAGTTAGGGACGGCGTTAACGGATGAAGGATTATTAATTTCTATTGAGAATGAAATAACCTTTGAATCAGCAAGTGCTGTTGTAAATAGAGAAGGCGAAGAAATTGCTCATGAGATAGCTGACCTTCTACATACAGATCCTCCACGTCAAATTGTGATTAGCGGACATGCTGATGATCGACCAATGAATAATGAAGAATTCGAATCCAACTGGGAATTAAGTGTGCAGCGGGCTGTTAATTTTATGGGCATCATTTTGGAAAATGACGAACTTGATCCAGCACGATATAGTGCGAAAGGATACGGGGAACATCAACCAATTTTACCAAATACAAGTGAAGAAAATCGAGCGTTAAATAGACGGGTGGAAGTACTCGTATTACCTAATTTTGAAATACAAACGGAATTAGATGATTTAGAAGATCAATAA
- a CDS encoding putative holin-like toxin, protein MFEVFVVLFSFGTFLVALITLVVEIINRK, encoded by the coding sequence ATGTTTGAAGTGTTTGTGGTGCTGTTTTCATTTGGCACTTTTCTAGTTGCGTTGATTACGCTCGTGGTAGAAATAATTAATAGAAAATAG
- a CDS encoding response regulator, whose protein sequence is MAKVLITDDAAFMRMQLKDILTKLGHEVVGEAGNGQEAIEKYQELEPDIITMDITMPEMNGVEAVKEIKQLNDDVKIIMCSAMGQQTMVLEAIQAGAKDFIVKPFTAERIEEAMKKAL, encoded by the coding sequence ATGGCAAAAGTATTAATAACAGATGATGCGGCATTCATGAGGATGCAACTTAAAGATATATTAACAAAATTAGGACATGAAGTAGTAGGTGAAGCCGGAAATGGTCAGGAGGCTATTGAAAAATATCAGGAACTCGAGCCTGATATTATAACGATGGACATTACGATGCCTGAAATGAATGGTGTTGAAGCAGTGAAAGAAATAAAACAGCTAAACGATGACGTCAAGATTATTATGTGTTCGGCAATGGGGCAGCAAACGATGGTTTTAGAAGCTATACAAGCTGGAGCAAAAGATTTTATTGTAAAACCTTTTACTGCGGAACGAATTGAAGAAGCAATGAAGAAAGCTCTATAA
- a CDS encoding MFS transporter, producing the protein MNQSKKYTIRDAYFWKITISLALASFFVFACMYAVQPLLPVFVEEFGVSVSESSLALSMTIVGIIIGLIVLGFYSDRMGRTMFIKLSLAGSVIPFLILPIVDSFYILVVLRFIQGFALAGLPAASLAYLSEEIDRRSVGVAIGLYISSNALGGMVGRVFTGYITDHYSWEMAFYSLAIVGLAILVVVLLMLPKSRFFQSSDLTFRKDIEGFLFHLRNPALLVVFGLGIVLQFAFTGVWTYLPFHLLAEPYSLSLEAISYTFLAYGLGVIGSPLAGWLAGKFGLSKIRIVGVMLLTIGICLTLSPSLILIVIGLCVSCLGFFTAHSLTATSVGEQATHHKGSAASLYLVSYYIGVALGSSALGPLWDAAGWAGLVIFTALLPVTYLLFIKGTNDKRKTVRSK; encoded by the coding sequence ATGAATCAAAGCAAAAAATACACAATTCGCGACGCGTATTTCTGGAAGATTACGATCAGCCTGGCACTGGCTTCCTTTTTTGTTTTTGCTTGTATGTATGCGGTGCAACCACTTCTTCCAGTTTTTGTGGAAGAATTCGGAGTGTCTGTTTCCGAGTCCAGTTTAGCCTTATCTATGACGATTGTTGGAATTATTATTGGCTTAATTGTATTGGGATTTTATTCTGATCGAATGGGTCGTACAATGTTTATTAAACTTTCCTTAGCTGGATCTGTTATCCCTTTTCTCATCCTGCCAATAGTGGATTCATTTTATATCCTTGTCGTCCTTCGTTTCATTCAAGGTTTTGCATTAGCAGGGTTGCCTGCAGCATCACTTGCATACCTGAGTGAAGAAATTGATAGAAGAAGTGTTGGGGTTGCTATCGGGCTGTATATTTCCAGTAATGCGCTTGGAGGTATGGTTGGAAGGGTATTTACCGGATATATAACCGATCATTATTCATGGGAAATGGCGTTTTATAGTTTAGCCATAGTAGGACTGGCTATATTGGTTGTGGTTCTACTAATGCTACCAAAATCACGTTTCTTTCAATCTAGTGATCTAACATTTCGTAAAGACATTGAAGGTTTTCTATTTCATTTAAGAAACCCAGCATTATTAGTTGTTTTTGGACTCGGTATCGTATTGCAATTCGCTTTTACAGGTGTGTGGACGTATTTGCCATTTCATTTACTGGCGGAGCCATATTCGTTATCCTTAGAAGCTATTTCGTATACGTTCTTAGCGTACGGACTTGGAGTGATAGGCTCTCCATTGGCAGGGTGGCTCGCAGGTAAATTTGGTTTATCTAAAATTCGAATTGTTGGTGTGATGCTTTTAACGATTGGGATATGTTTAACGTTGAGCCCGTCATTAATCCTGATTGTTATTGGTTTATGTGTATCTTGTTTGGGATTCTTTACAGCCCATTCACTTACAGCTACTTCGGTAGGGGAGCAAGCGACACATCACAAGGGCAGTGCCGCAAGTCTTTATTTAGTTTCCTATTATATTGGGGTGGCGCTTGGAAGTTCGGCGCTCGGACCGTTATGGGACGCAGCAGGTTGGGCTGGTCTGGTAATCTTTACAGCACTATTACCTGTGACGTATTTGCTTTTTATAAAAGGGACAAACGATAAAAGGAAGACTGTTCGTTCGAAATAG
- a CDS encoding chemotaxis protein CheA, protein METTQYIDMFLDESREHLQAVNDHILQLEKQPGDLTLVDEIFRSAHTLKGMAATMEFEDIASLTHHMENVLDKIRNSQLAVSTELIDIIFLALDSLEEMVNAISEGSDGKKDVSGLVSRLEQLETGTSKENQPEDEKGEEKKEVELDEFQATVVAQAEEQGFHTYQITVTLAEDCMLKSVRAYMVFEAIDSHGELIKTIPEMEVLEEGEFEQDFSLFFLSKTSSEEMKELIYNVSEVKDVQVSTVSPIKESKMVEQATEETSATSTEEKPAQGKNTSSKTIRVNLDRIDELMNLFEEIVIDRSRLEDLAEHIENPELTETVEHVTRVSEDMQGLILGMRMVPVDQVFNRFPRMVRGLAKDLDKKINLEIIGAETELDRTVIDEIGDPLVHLIRNSIDHGIESTSERIQAGKSESGELTLRAFHSGNHVFIEIEDDGAGINRKKVEAKAIEQGLLTIEKSKEKTDNDIFQLLLASGFSTADEVSDISGRGVGLDVVKNKIESLGGQIDIESKHGMGSKFSIQLPLTLSILSTLLVKVQHETYAVPLSSIIETVLLEEEQMMYAHGQKVMDFRGKVIPLVSLAEVFNVPKAEDTTEKHHAIVVIKKGEKVTGIIVDSFIGQKEVVLKSLGNYMQDVYAISGATILGDGQVALIIDPNALIK, encoded by the coding sequence ATGGAGACGACTCAATACATTGATATGTTTCTAGATGAAAGCCGTGAGCATTTACAAGCAGTTAACGATCATATTCTCCAATTGGAAAAACAACCAGGTGACCTTACGCTTGTCGATGAAATATTCCGTTCAGCCCATACACTAAAAGGGATGGCTGCGACCATGGAATTTGAGGATATTGCTTCCCTGACACATCATATGGAAAACGTTCTGGATAAAATTAGAAACAGTCAATTAGCAGTTTCTACAGAACTTATTGATATTATTTTTTTAGCACTAGATTCGCTGGAAGAAATGGTTAACGCAATCAGTGAAGGAAGCGATGGCAAAAAGGATGTTTCAGGGCTAGTTAGTCGATTGGAGCAGTTGGAAACAGGAACATCTAAAGAGAACCAGCCAGAAGATGAAAAAGGAGAAGAGAAAAAAGAAGTTGAATTAGATGAATTCCAAGCTACTGTAGTTGCCCAGGCAGAAGAGCAGGGATTTCATACATACCAAATTACAGTCACACTTGCTGAAGATTGTATGCTGAAATCCGTTCGTGCTTATATGGTTTTTGAAGCAATTGATAGCCATGGAGAACTAATAAAGACCATACCTGAAATGGAAGTGCTAGAAGAAGGAGAGTTTGAACAAGATTTTTCTTTGTTCTTTTTGTCCAAGACCTCTTCAGAAGAAATGAAGGAATTAATTTATAATGTGTCTGAAGTAAAAGATGTTCAAGTTTCAACAGTTTCGCCTATAAAAGAATCCAAGATGGTGGAACAAGCTACAGAAGAAACCTCAGCCACTTCCACAGAGGAGAAGCCAGCGCAAGGTAAAAACACGTCTTCCAAAACGATTCGTGTGAATTTGGATCGGATTGATGAGTTGATGAACTTATTTGAAGAGATTGTTATTGATCGAAGTCGCCTGGAAGATCTTGCTGAGCATATAGAGAATCCGGAATTAACAGAGACGGTTGAGCATGTTACACGTGTTTCAGAAGACATGCAGGGTTTGATATTAGGCATGCGGATGGTGCCTGTTGACCAGGTATTTAATCGATTTCCACGTATGGTACGAGGGTTGGCTAAGGATTTGGATAAAAAGATAAATTTAGAAATTATCGGAGCTGAAACGGAGCTGGATCGAACGGTTATTGACGAAATAGGGGATCCATTGGTGCATTTGATCCGCAATTCTATTGATCACGGAATTGAGTCAACTTCAGAACGTATCCAAGCAGGCAAATCTGAATCCGGTGAGTTAACATTAAGAGCTTTTCATAGCGGGAATCATGTGTTTATTGAAATAGAAGATGATGGAGCAGGGATTAACCGCAAAAAAGTGGAGGCAAAAGCAATTGAACAAGGATTACTTACAATTGAAAAAAGTAAAGAGAAAACCGATAACGACATATTCCAACTCCTATTAGCATCTGGATTCAGCACAGCGGATGAAGTCTCTGATATATCTGGGCGCGGGGTTGGATTGGATGTTGTAAAAAATAAAATAGAATCCTTGGGTGGGCAAATTGATATTGAATCGAAACATGGTATGGGTAGTAAATTCTCGATTCAATTGCCCTTGACACTTTCTATTCTATCAACATTATTGGTTAAGGTTCAACACGAAACCTATGCTGTTCCACTTTCGTCCATTATTGAGACGGTACTGCTTGAAGAGGAACAGATGATGTATGCCCATGGTCAAAAGGTGATGGACTTCCGAGGTAAAGTGATTCCACTCGTATCGTTAGCCGAAGTATTTAACGTCCCAAAAGCTGAAGATACCACAGAAAAGCACCATGCCATTGTGGTTATTAAAAAAGGTGAAAAAGTAACAGGGATAATCGTGGATTCTTTTATTGGCCAAAAGGAAGTGGTTTTAAAGTCATTAGGAAACTATATGCAGGATGTTTATGCTATTTCAGGTGCAACAATTTTAGGAGATGGTCAAGTCGCTTTGATTATAGATCCGAATGCATTGATTAAATAG